A segment of the Vibrio sp. 16 genome:
TGGTGATGCTCGCACCAGACTTGCCAGTCATGCTTGCGTCGTTCATTTGCGGCGATGATCGCAGGGTAGTGAGCGAGCAGCGCTTGCGGCGTCGAGGCTTTTTCGAGTAGTTCAGGGCTCGCAACCATAACGAGCTCATCTTCTGCCAACTTCTCACAGTAATAGTCTTGCCATTCATCGGTTTTGCCGTGGATGATCGCCACATCGACCCCTTCATATTCCATGGCAAAGCTGCCCGTTAAGGTAGAAATACGAATGTCGAGCTGAGGCGCAAACTCATTGAGTCGACCTACTCGCGGTATCCACCAATGCATAGCGAGCGAGTTGACCATATTGAGTGTTAAGCGATGGCTTTGTTTGTCGGCGATCATCTCTTGAGTCGCGTTGACGATTTGCTCAAGAGCTGGCGCTACCTGCTTATAATATTTGCGTCCGCTGGCGTTTAGCACCACATTTCTGCCCACCCGTTGAAACAGCAGCTGACCAAGTTGGCTCTCGAGGGATTTGATCGCTTGGCTCACGGCAGAGTGGCTTACGCTAAGAGCTTGGGCGGCTTCGGTCATGCTGCCAGACTCAGCAACAGCGACAAACGAGTAAAGAGATTTGAGTGGAGCGTATTTTTTCATCTGTTAGTTTTTCTTACCGATAATGTAATTATTACGCGATTTTTATTGCTGCTGATCAGACATACACTGAGCGTCAATCGGGAGGAGTTATGTCTAATCAGTTGTACCCAATAATATTTATGTTGTTATCAACGTTCAGTTTGTCATTAACTGGGCTGTTTTCCAAATTTCTTAGTCAGCAGTTAGAGCCAAGTCTGCTTGGTTTCTTGCGATTTTTTCTGCCAATGAGTTTACTTTTAGTGTTTGTCGCGTTGCCCAAAATTCGCATTCCGGAGCGTCGCTTGATGAAGCCATTTTGGCTACGCGCGGTCTGTATTGGTCTTTGTCAGATCTGTTTTATCTACTCACTAAAGCACCTTTCTTTGGTAGAAAGTGTGGTCCTGTTTAGCACCGGCCCCATGTTTATTCCACTGTTAGAAAAATTAATCTTTTCGACTCGAGTGCGCCCCCTTAGCATTTTAGGGTTAGTGATAACGTTTATCGGTGTGCTATTGCTGGCGGGTGATGTATCCAACTTATCGCTGCGAATAGAGTTGTTGGTCGGATTAGCCGCTGGTTTTTTTAATGCTGGATCGCAGTTGGCTTTGTATCGGTCGAGCAAAACCGATCTCAATCCATTTGAAATCAATTTCTGGACCTTCCTTTTTGCCTCGGTCGTGCTGCTGCCGTTTGTCGGAGTGAGTGCGCTGCAGCAACCAGAGTGGATAGTGAGTGAGTCGAGCAGTCTGATGTTGTTGGTTGCGGTATTGCTTGCCTTAGCTGCTCTTATCATCAATACCCAAGTGTTTCGTTCCAAAGCATACAAATTGGCGGAGTCGAACTCTCAGCTCGCGCCGCTCATCTACACCAATTTATTGTTTACTGCGCTTTGGCAGTGGCTGTTTTTTGATGACAGCTATGAGTCGATTCAGTTGCTTGGTCTAGGCTTGATTGTGTTGGCGAATGTGTTGTGCGCCTTCATTCCCAAATGGGTAAAGGCGATTGAGCGACTTAGAATGAATCACAACCTTCGTTAGATTGCCTGTATGGCGTTCACAGGTGTATTCGTGCAACGCCATTCTTGCCATTTTGTTTGATGCTGTACATCGCTTGGTCAGAGGCGACATAGAGCGCTTCAAAGTCGTAAGATTGTGGGGTGAAATGACAAATACCAATGCTGAACCCAACTTTCGCTGAGCCATTATCCAGTTGAATTGGTTGTTGAGATTGGCTTAGCAAGTCGTCAGTAAAGCGGTCGATGCTCTGCGGAGAATCTTCATGGCAAAGTAAGACAAACTCATCACCACCAAGACGAGCAATGAAGGCGTCTTTCGGTGCAAAATCTTTCAACCAAGCGCTGATTTGCATGAGAACCAAATCGCCCGCTTTGTGACCTAAATTGTCATTAACGGTTTTGAAATCATCCAAATCAATAAAAATCAGCGCAGAAGGGCGGTGTGGGTATCGCTTTGCGTAGTCGGCAAAATGCGACGTCAATGCTTGGCGATTGAATAGCCCAGTGAGTGGATCTTCAGAAGCCAACCGAGCCAGTTCTTCTTCGTAACGCTTTTCATTGGTAATGTCGATGTGTGTGCCCATGATCCGAAGTGGGGAGCCGTTGTCATCATATTCAACGATTCGGCCACGATCCGATACCCAACTGTGGGTACCGTCTTTGTGAAGCATGCGGTGCACAACTTGATAAGCGTCCGCCTCACCCCTTAAATGGGCTTCGAAAGCGCCTACGGCAAGATCGTAGTCATCTGGGTGCAGTTTGCTTTTCCATACTTCAACGGTCGCTTCTAGCTCATGTGGCTGGTAACCGAGCATCTTGCCCCATTCCATATTAAAGATGCGCAGTTGCCCCGTCGGAACATGCTGCTCCCAAAGGCACAATCCGGTGCCATCTAAGGCGGCATTGAGCTTCTCTTCTAGGCGGCGGTTGTTTTCTTCAAGCTCAGCAATGCGGTCTTTGAGCTTTGCGATGGTCGTTTCGTGCTCTTCCATGAGTTTCGACTTATCGTTGTGGCTGATACAAGGTTAGTCTGCCATAACTCAGACTACGATGACTAGACTCTAGTTTCGCTCTGATTAACGCGGGCGCACAGGGAGAAGCTGTTTACCAAAGACATTGATCAGCGCGCCCGTTACAATCAATCCACCGCCCATATAGGTCCAAATCGACGGGATTTCGTTAAACAGCGTTACGCCGATCAAGGTTGAAAAGACGATTTGCACATAGGAGTAGGCAGACGCTTGTCCTGCGGCTTGAGTCTGCATCGCTTTGGTTAAACCGTATTGACCAATTTGGGTAAAGACCCCAACCAATACCAGCATCATTGTGATGAACAGGCTTGGCATGACAAAGTCGTTCCACATCAGTGCGATGGAGGTGGGCAGCGCCACCATAGGGAAGTAGAAAATGATGACAGAGCTGTCTTCTGTGTGGCTCAGTTTTCGAACCACCACATAGGCGATCGAGCTTCCCAGCGCACCTAGCAACGCCATCATCACGCTGAACAACGGTAACTCTTGCGTTGCGTTATTGGCCATACTGGGTTGCACCATTAAACCTAATCCTGCTAAGCAGAGCGCAATGCAGATAAGTGTCGCGATTTGAATCCGTTCTTTGAGGAATAAAAGCCCGAGCAGCGCCGTAAATACTGGGTGAACATACTGCAATATGGTTGCTTCTGCTAAGGGTAAGGTAGTTACGGAGTAATAAACGCACATCAACGCCAGCGTGCCCACGGCGCCACGCAAGAACAGCAAAGGCTTATTATTGCCCCAAATGGATAGTCGCTTACGTTTAATATCGATGTAGCTAATGACGAGAGAAACTAATGCCCTTGCCGCAACAATTTCAAACAGAGGAATGCCATGCACGCTAACGTATTTCACGCAGGCTGACATCAGGGCAAAACCCAGTGCAGACAACAGCATGAAGCGAACCCCGACAGGGATAACTGGAGTGAATGTAGTAGGCATTCTTATTCTCAACGTTCTCAATTAAGTTGGCTATGATACGGCAAGCTGAGGTGATGTAAACTATACGCTTGTAGCGGATATCGTGTGGTGTCACTCGCAAGGTTTGTTGATATGTGATGCCAAGTGATAAGCTGAGTAAAGAACAAGGTCCGAACAACTAAGAGGTTGAATCCTGTGCAGAGCCAAACCCCATCCTCTTCCTTGCCAGCAGAGTCCGCTGCTGTTGATGGGAAGTCCAAAAATCTGGCGATCCTCCTCGAATTGGTCACCTTCATCAAACCCTACAAACTCAAAGTGGCGGCGGCGCTTTTGGCGTTGATTTTTACCGCGTCACTCACCTTGTCGGTCGGCTATGGCGTTCGTATCTTGATTGACCAAGGATTTGCCCAGCAGTCAGCGCAGGAGTTAACAGGGGCGATTCAGTTTATCTTGACCATCACAATACTCATCTCGATTGGCACCTTTTTTCGCTTCTACTTGGTCTCATCGGTTGGGGAGCGAGTGAGCGCAGACATTCGCTTGGCTGTGTTCAATCATGTGATTGGTCTTCATCCGAGTTATTTTGAAACCAACGGCAGCGGCGACATTATGTCGCGCTTAACCACGGATACCACCTTGTTACAAAGCATCATTGGATCGTCGTTTTCAATGGCGATGCGCAGCGCTTTGATGTGTATTGGTGCGGTGATCATGTTGTTTGCCACCAACGTCAAGTTGACTTTAATTGTTTTGGCATCCGTTCCTTTCGTGTTGGTCCCGATTCTTTTCTATGGTCGTCGTGTGCGGGCGTTGTCGCGTCAGAGCCAAGATTCCATGTCTGACGTTGGCAGTTACGCCGGTGAAGCCATAGAGCACATTAAGACGGTGCAAAGTTACAGTTATGAGAACCACGAACAGCGGGCGTTTTCCAAAGAAGTAGAGCGTGCTTACGATATTGGCCGACGTCGAGTAAAGCAGCGCGCGATATTGATATCGGGCGTTATTGTCATCGTGTTTAGTGCGATTGCGGGAATGCTCTGGGTTGGCGGTAACGACGTGATTGAAGGAACGATGTCGGCGGGGGATCTGGGTGCATTTGTATTCTATGCCATTATGGTTGCTTCGTCGGTGGCGACGATTTCTGAGGTTCTTGGCGAGCTACAACGCGCCGCGGGAGCGACAGAACGCTTGATCGAAATCTTGCATGTTGAAAGTCATATTGCGCCGCCAAACGGTCAGGTACATGACATCGAAGGCTTATCGAGCCAAGTGGCTTTTGAGAATGTGACGTTTCACTATCCATCAAGACCGCAACACCCAGCGATTGAGCAACTCAACCTTGTTGCCAGTGAGGGCAAAGTGTTGGCCTTGGTTGGACCGTCAGGAGCAGGGAAAACCACCCTATTTGAGTTGTTGCAGCGGTTTTATGACCCGAGCGAGGGCAATGTGACGCTAGGAGGTGTGGATGTGCGCTGTTTTGACCCGAGTGCACTTCGCCAACAGATGGCGTTGGTGCCTCAACAACCTGCCTTGTTTAGCCACGATGTGATGCACAATATACGTTACGGCAACCCAGATGCGACAGACGAGCAGGTGATCGAAGCGGCGAAAAAAGCTCACGCTCATGACTTTATTACCAAGCTACCGGAAGGTTACGCCAGTTTTCTCGGCGAGCGAGGCGTTCGTCTTTCGGGAGGGCAAAAACAGCGGATTGCCATTGCTCGTGCGATCTTAAAGGATCCGGCGATTTTGCTTCTCGATGAGGCAACTAGCGCTCTTGATAGCGAAAGTGAACACCACGTTCAACAAGCGCTTGAGCAGTTAATGAAAGGGCGCACGACCATTATTATTGCTCACCGACTCTCCACCATCCAACACGCCGATCAAATTGCCGTATTGGATCAAGGGCGCCTTGTCGATATTGGCCGTCATAATGATTTGATGCAAAGCTGTGAGCTCTACCAAAGGCTGGTGGAGCTCCAGTTCAAATCTATTCACTAATCGGGAAGGGCTCAGCAAACTGAGCCCGTTTAAAGATGCTTTTCTATGGTTTGAGTGAGAGCAGGGCTCATTGGCAGTGTTGAGCTCGGGAATGTTGCCACGACATCACCTTTTGCATCGATCAAGTATTTGTAGAAGTTCCAACGAGGCTCAACGCCCGCTTGCTCGCTTATCTTGGTAAACACGTGGTTAGCCGATGCCCCTTTTATTGAACTTCTCGCCATCATTGGAAATGTCACACCATAATCGAGGTAACACACTTTGGCGGTATTCTCTTCACTGCCACGGTCTTGTTTGAAATCATTTGACGGAAACCCTATCACCGCAAAGTTGCTGTCTTTATAAGTCTGATGCAGCTGTTCGAGTTGAGCATATTGAGAGGTAAACCCGCATTGGCTTGCGGTGTTGACGACCAGCAAGGTTTTGCCTTTGAACTCCTCACAGAGGTCGATGGTTTGATTCGAGTTGAGCAGCCTTTGCTTTGAATTAAGCAACTCTGGGCAACTGGCAGACTGAGCGGCCAGACTCCATGTTAAAGCCAGAGGTGTAGCCAACAAAATCCATGTCGTTTTCATTGCGGTCATCCTTATTTATCAGTATTTACATTGTTACTGATTTCACCGCGTTACGATCATCAAACTGGGGGATTTTGTCTACAAATGCGCTTACGTAAGCGCCTAACTCGTGGCTAAGCCGCACTAAAGAGCAATGAAAGCGAGAGCCTGTCTCGCTTTCGGCAGGTTATACCAGCTCAACTTCGACATCGCTTTCTATTTGGCTAGAGCAGGCAAGAGTATAGCCGCTGGCGAGATCTTCCTCTGACAAGGTTTCGGTACTGGTGCGCGATACCGTCCCTTTGGTTACCTTGCATTTACAAGAACCACACATGCCACTTCGACAGGCGATGATGATAGGTACGCCGTTTTCCTCCAATACATCGGCTAACGTCGAGCCTTGAGCGACCTCTACCGTGACACCAAATGCGGGAACCTCTACATGTACTGCGGCACACGATGTTTCGTTTTGCTTGGATTCAATTGGTGTAAAGCTCTCTTGGTGGAAATGCCCATCTTCGACCCCTAGAGCGCGGCTGTGCGATTCCATGTCTTGCATAAACTGCGTTGGCCCGCATAAGTAGACAGTGCGCTCGGCAATATCAGGGCACAATGTGTTCAACCATGCTTTGTCTAATCGCCCCTGTGGGTGCCTCGTTCCTGCATTGTCTTTGAGGAGTAGCTTTAGGTGGAAGTTAGAGTGAGCCGCGGCCATCGATTCAAGTTGGTCAAAGTAGATCGTCTGGGCGGCACTTTTTGCCATATGGATAAAGACGATATCAATGTCGGCTTTGTCTCGCAGCCAAGTGGAAGCCATCGACATGACCGGGGTAATACCACAGCCAGCGCTGATCAGCGTGACCTTTTGTTTTGGAGGACAATCAATACTGTTAAATGGTCCCGTTGGCGCAAGCACCGCCACTGTATCCCCACAGTTAAAGTGATCGACAATGTGGCTTGAGACTAAACCGCCGTCAACTCTTTTTACAGTCAGTTTTAGGTGAGCATCGCCGGGCGTAGAAGCAATCGAATACGCTCTGTATTCCATCTTTCCGTTGAGTTCAAACCCAAGCGACACAAACTGACCGGGTTTGAAGTTGCTGAAATGAAGATGGCTCGCGTCGGCTGCAACGAGCGTGATGCTGACAGCATCGTCAGTCTCTTGCCATTTGTCACTGCAACGCATTGTCGCAGCTTGATTATTTTGCCATTCAATAAACATCTGATTTCTCTTAGAAGTGAACCCCAACAGCTCGCGAAACGCTTTCTGCTGGGGTTTAGCAAATGATTAAGCCGCTAAGATGGTTTTTAGGTCGTCTTCAACATTGCCAATGCTGCGCATGTCGAATTTCTCTTGGATGATGGCCAATAGGTTATCGGTTAAGAATGCCGGCGCAGTTGGGCCTGTGTAAATCCCTTTCACGCCAAGCGCGAACAGCGTAAGCAAGATGACAATCGCTTTTTGCTCAAACCAAGATAGAACCAAGGTTAACGGCAGCTCATTGATGTCACAATCGAACTCTTTTGAAAGCGCCAACGCTAGCTGAATAGCAGAGTAGGCATCGTTACATTGACCCACATCGAGTAGGCGAGGAATACCGTTAATGTCACCAAACTGATTCTTGTTAAAACGGAACTTACCACAGGCAAGGGTCAGGATTACGCTGTCTTCAGGTGCCGCAGCCGTAAAGTCGGTGTAGTAACTACGCTCGGACTTGTCACCGTCACAACCGCCGACAAGGAAGAAGTGCTTGATGTTGCCAGCTTTGACTTCTTCAACCACCGCAGGCGCTGCTTGCATTAGGGCGTTGCGACCAAAACCGACCGTAATCATGTGCTCAATTTCATCATGCTGGAAGCCATCTTGTGCCAGAGCGCACTCAATCACTTGGCTAAAATCATCTCCTTCGATGTGAGCCACACCCGGCCAGCCGACAATGCTACGCGTAAAGAGGCGATCGGCGTATTGACCGACGTTCGGGTTAAGCAGGCAGTTTGATGTCATGACAATAGCACCAGGGAAGTTAGCGAACTCCTTCTGCTGGTTTTGCCACGCACTGCCGTAGTTACCCACAAGGTGAGAGTATTTCTTAAGCTCAGGATAGCCGTGCGCTGGAAGCATTTCACCGTTGGTGTAGACGTTGATGCCTTTGTCTTCAGTTTGTTGAAGGATTTTCTCTAGGTCGTGTAGGTCGTGACCCGAAACTAGGATTGCTTTACCTTTGACTGGCTTAACGTTAACGGCAGTAGGCTCTGGATGACCAAAGGTTTTTGTTTCACCGTGATCGAGCATCTCCATCACTTTGTAGTTCATAAGGCCGATTTGCATTGAACATTCAAGAAGCGCATTAAGATCTTCTGGGTCAGTCCCTAACCATGCCATGATTTGGTGGTATTCCGCATAGATGTCATCACTGGTTTGCTCTAGTACGCGCGCATGTTCCATGTACGCAGCCGCGCCTTTTAGACCATATAAGCAAAGCAGGCGAAGGCCAATCACATCTTCACTGATGGTTTGGTAGCCTCGGTTCACCGCCACTTGGGGTGCGAATGCTAAGATCTCTTCTGCGCTTGCTGGGAGCTCAAAATCAGCCACAGCAGGTGCGCTTTCTAGTGCGGTGTCTGCGAGTTTTGCTGCCGCTAGGGTTTGCTCTTTTAAGCGGGCTTTGAATGTTGCAGCTTGCGCTGAGAGCTCAAGAATACGTGCTGGATCGAAGTTGACGTTGGTAAGCGTAGAAAAGAATGCGCGCGGTGCCCATTGATTGACTTCGTTGTCGATGATTGCGAATTTTTTGGCTTGCTCAGCCCAGTATGAGACACCTTGAAGGGTGTAAACCAATACGTCTTGTAGGTCAGAAACTTCTGATGTTTTTCCACACATACCCTGAGCGAAAGAACAGCCTTTCACGGTTGGGGTTTGAATAGTCTGTTCACATTGAATACAAAACATTGCGCGTCTCCAATTGCAATTGTTAGATGTTGGCGGTTCGCCTTGATATGCGTTGTTAGAGCAGGGAGCGTGCCAATGTTTTAATTGTTGATTTTTAAAGTTTTATATTAAATTATTTACGACCTTGATGTCATTAAGACACGAGCGGCGTTGTGTTAATGACAACGAGCCTTTGGTAGGTGATTTAGGTTTTCTCTCGACGTTTGGCGGAAAAAACAACAAATCGAGTTAAAACCGCTTGTTATATCGACAGAACTTCAGGGGATGTAAAAATGACAACAAGAACAGCCATTGCGCCGCAGAGCAACAAAATGAGTGGCGCTCTTTGTATCTATGTTTGGCTGTGTTGTGGTTTAATGAACGCCTGTTTTTATAGGGCGTCCCCGCCCAACGCGAGAATTTACTGCTCATGATGAATCGTGCCGCTGATGCTGGGGAGTCGCCTATGTTTGAGATGTTATAGCGTGGATCAATCAATATTAATTTCGCCATTGGTTCAGCAGGTGTTGCTGGGCGTTCTTTTGCTGGGCGGGTACTTGTTGTTAAGAAAGCTAGGGAACCGAGCGATCAGTTCGATCGCGCGGCGTAAGCAAGTCTCGTTAGAGAGAGAAAAATTTATTAGCAAAGCCTTCGGTTTCGGTACCTTTATCATTTTCGCTTCGGTGTTCACTATTTTGTTGGATCTTGGCTTTGGTGATATCTCTTTGTTCCTCTCTTCTATTTTTGCGGTACTTGGCGTGGCATTGGTAGCGCAATGGTCGATGCTGAGTAATTTGACGGCCAGCGTTTTGATCTTCTTTGTCTTTCCTTACCGAATTGGTGATGAAGTAAAAGTCTCTGACAAAGATGACGATATTAGTGGTGTGATTATTGATATTACTATGTTCCACGTAATGTTGCGTCATGCTAGCGGGAACATCATCACTTACCCAAATAGTCTAATCTTGCAAAAGGGCGTAACCAAGATTGTGGCCAAGAAGACGGAACCCTCAGCGCAAGAAGCTGAGATCAAGGCGGAATAAATGAAGCTCAATTTTAATATCGAAGATGCAGGGCAAATATTCGTGGGGGCGTTTGCACTCGCGGTGCCTATCTCTTTTTCCGAGGAGGCATGGAAGTTGGGGGAAACACTTCCTGCTCTGAACATCTTTATGTTGGTCGTACTCTCCACGGTTTTTCTGACCTTGTTCACCTACGAGAGTGTTTTTCAACGCGATATTAAACAGCGCAAAGCCGTGTTTGTGTTTCGGATTGTGTCTGCCTATTTGATGGCGGCGATGGTGGTTGCCTTGGTACTGCTTTGCATCGACAAACTTCCGCTGTTTAGCGATCCATTACTTTCGTTGAGACGGGTGATCGTTATCACCATGCCTGCCTCTATGGGTGCCATCGTGGTCGACAGTTTCGATAAAGAGTGACCTAGCCCACCACCTTGAGTTTTTTCGCCATTCGGTACAAATTACCGCGGTCCATTTGCAAAAATTCCGCGGTTTTTGACCATGTTTGCTCGGATTTTTCATAAGCATGAACAATCAGATCTCGTTGATACTCTTCCACCAAAGAACGAAGACCAGCGCTTTGTTGTGGGAAATACTTTGATGTGCTTTGGGCGTCAGAAGGGCGTAAATCACTATCGAAATGCCGTGGCTGAATGATTGTTTCGTTCTGTTGAATCGCCCGTAACGCTGAGCGTGTCAGAGTGTGTTCTAACTCACGCACATTACCCGGCCAAGGCTGACGCTCTAGTTGGGCGAGGGCTTTTGGGTGAAGGTGCAGGTTAGGAATGTTGAACTGGTTGCGAACCTTTTCTAACAGATAGCCTGACAGGACAGGAATGTCTCCCTCGCGTTTACGTAGTGGTGGCACCGAAATCGGGAAGACATTGAGGCGGTGGTATAAATCGGCTCGAAACTGACCCGCCGCGACTTCTTGTTCTAGATTTCGGTTGGTTGCCGCGATGATTCGAACGTTGACCAACAAATGCTTATCGCTGCCAACTCGTTGCAGTTCACCTTGCTGAATCACTCGTAATAGCTTGGCTTGTAGCAGCAAAGGTAGCTCGCCTAGCTCATCTAAGAAAATGGTGCCCCCATCAGCCAGTTCAAATTTACCTGCTCGCGAATGGTTTGCTCCAGTAAATGCGCCTTTCACATGACCAAACAGCTCGCTCTCTGCCAAACCTTCTGGTAGTGCTGCGCAGTTAACGTAAATCATCGGCTTATCGCTGCGATGAGATTGGGCATGCACACTGTGAGCCACAAGCTCTTTGCCTACGCCAGTTTCTCCGGTGATCAGCACGGCATAATCCGATTTGGCTACCGTCGCGATGTTGCTGCGTAATTGATTGACCTGAGGGCTTAACCCGACTAGCTCTCCTTCTTTGGAGCGTGCCTGCTGGATTAAGGTTTCTGTGACGTGCTTTTGTTTCTTGTTTTGCGCTTTGAGTGCTTTGATTTGGCCAATATTACGCAGGGTAGCAGCGGCAAGGGCAGCGAAGGTTTCAATGGTAACTGACTCAATGGCATCAAAGGCGCCGACTGTCATTGAATCTAAGGTGAGCAAGCCAACCAGTTGCCCATCAACATGCAAACTACGACCCAAACAGTCATGCACATCAAGCTCGGCTTCTTCGCTCAGTAATACGCCACTAAATGGATCGGGTAGGGGGCAGTTTGCATCAAAACGCACCGGCTGTTTGCTTTGCATAATTGCTTCTAAACGAGGGTGCGCCTTAGGGAAGAAACGACGCCCAAGAACACTGTTCGAGAGTC
Coding sequences within it:
- the norR gene encoding nitric oxide reductase transcriptional regulator NorR, with the translated sequence MHQHMSQVLLDIALNLTSNQNSDAQYQHLIDGIDQVFPCDASALFIFDQDGFLVPVAVKGLSNSVLGRRFFPKAHPRLEAIMQSKQPVRFDANCPLPDPFSGVLLSEEAELDVHDCLGRSLHVDGQLVGLLTLDSMTVGAFDAIESVTIETFAALAAATLRNIGQIKALKAQNKKQKHVTETLIQQARSKEGELVGLSPQVNQLRSNIATVAKSDYAVLITGETGVGKELVAHSVHAQSHRSDKPMIYVNCAALPEGLAESELFGHVKGAFTGANHSRAGKFELADGGTIFLDELGELPLLLQAKLLRVIQQGELQRVGSDKHLLVNVRIIAATNRNLEQEVAAGQFRADLYHRLNVFPISVPPLRKREGDIPVLSGYLLEKVRNQFNIPNLHLHPKALAQLERQPWPGNVRELEHTLTRSALRAIQQNETIIQPRHFDSDLRPSDAQSTSKYFPQQSAGLRSLVEEYQRDLIVHAYEKSEQTWSKTAEFLQMDRGNLYRMAKKLKVVG